A segment of the Oncorhynchus nerka isolate Pitt River linkage group LG19, Oner_Uvic_2.0, whole genome shotgun sequence genome:
TGGGAAAGTTTTGCTGATGCAATCAGGTCAACTGGCTAGGTAGCAGACAAATGATCAGATGACCACGCAGTGGCCATATGTTTGCATTGAGTATCTGATTTTGGTCTGAAGCCATAAAGTAATGCATGATACATTACATCTCAGACCTTATCTACATAGGCCTGCCTGTGAAGGTTTTAGTCGGTAGCACAATGTAAATCTAAACATGTCATtgtcaaattttattggtcatatacacctatttagcagatgttattgtaggTGTAGTGAAATTAGCCCTGGTTATGCAATTCTTATGTGAACCTTAAATGCTGAGGCGTATAAGAACCATACGTGCTCTTTAGGGATGTAACGGTGCGCATTGGTCCTCGGTTCAAACCTTTTAAGATTCAACTGCATCAGTCCGTGGACCCCAAACCGTTCCAAATGTAGCACGCATCGGTCAGAAAATGTATACACAAGTTACATTTCACGTTTTGTTGCTCATATTACTTCTTTTTTTTCCTACCTTTCGAAAATAACTAATCTTTTGTGACAACTGGTGCATCCTCTCCTTCGGTGACGAGCTAAGCATGTAACTGTGTTGACAGTCATTGATCGACAAATCATTTTGCATGCCGAAAAACCCTAGGGACCATCAGTAGCCTAGTCAGACTGCGCCCAGCTTCGCACGCTTACTAATGCAAGGTAGGCAGCCTGTTCCTGGTATTCCACATCTGCATGTCACCTTCAGCATTCAAACACTAAAATGGCCTGTGTGACATTGAGCTTTATTAGTTGAGTGGCAATTTTTTTGTTATCTATGCGCTGTTGAATTGTTTTACTGGAATAGAAGTACGCTACCGGAGACTACTCATCGGGCTATACCTGCTTACAATAGATTTAATTTAGATTGTTCAGGTTCACCATCGGCAATAATTTTGGTAGTTTGTGTAAATCCAATCTGTGCATatggtgttttgtttttttaatataCAGGGGGAAATTTATAATTTCATGGTGCTGAGGGAAACATGGTAATTTTTTATAATCAATGTCTGTTCACTCacttgaattccatttagtttGTTTTTGTGAGCCCAACGTGCCGTTTCTCCAGAGAAATCAAATAGTTCTTGACTCATGAATTATGTCGTATGCTGGGTTGAAGAGTTGTAGTTTTCATTAAACAAATATTCAACCTAGTTCACCGTGTaaatgtggtaattaactacaatgaccataatcacTGCTCCTGTTTTTTCCAGCTCGGACACTGTTTATATGCAtagtaggtatggttaaagtgacatgTACATTATACCTCAATTTGCCTGACTAACCAGTGCCTGTACatggcctcgctactgttatttttcactgtctttttactgtttttatttctttactaatCAAATGTTCacctaatactttttttttttttttctttaaaaaaaacttacCTTAAATtcgcactgttggttagggcctgtaagtaagcatttcactgtaaggtgaaaagtattcggtgtatgtgacaaactttgatttggtCTGAGTGGATGTTGCGAGAGGTTTCACTCTTGACAAAATCAGTCCAAAATGATTGTTTAAAATGTACCGTTCCTGTATCGGAGCCCATGTATCAAATCGTCTTGAAAAGGGAAGATGCACATCCCTAGTGCCATCTCATGTTCCCTTACTGTACCGTATTTGTATTTGGACTTGGCCCAGGCAGTCTAATTCCATCTTGTTCCCCTCCAGGAAAAATCAAGTCTTCCAGCCCCTCTGAGAGCCCACTGATGGATAAGAGGGAGCTGAGGGAGGAACCTGTACCCTGTACCATCCTGAAACCTGTCCCTGAGGAGCCCCCTTCACCCCCCTCCCCCGTTGACCCAGACTCCCCCTCCCAGCTTCCCCAAGAGGAGCGCAGGGTAACCTTTGACATTGGAGATTCTGATGATGGCGACAATAAGGAAGGCAAGGAGTCTGAGAATGGTAAGTGTGAGTCATGGGGAGGTTATGGCTGCCTTGGTAAAGTGAGAAAATTGGATAAAAATAAATCTGTAAATATTAATTCATTTTCCATGACTCACTGACTACAGAGCTTGCTTGCACTGTTCCTGACTTTTACATATTTTTATTCAGTCCAAAAAGTGCAGTTCAGTAATGATGTGCAGTTCAGCAACGGCCCAGCCCACGTCCCCAGCAACGGTTACAGCCAGTACCACACTGTGCACAAGGACTCTGGCCTCTACAAGGACTTGCTGCACAAGCTCCACCTTGCCAAGGTAGGTGACTGCATGGGCGAGACTGGCGATAGACCCATCCGCCGCAACAACAGCTACACCTCTTACACCATGGCCATCATCGGCATGCACGGGGACTTCCGGCCCAAAGAGGGCGAGTTCCACGCCAGCGAGGACAAGGgtacagaggagaagaagaagcgtGTACGCATGGACAGCTACACCAGCTACTGCAACGCTGTGGCTGAGCACGGGGCTCCTGAGGGTATGGGGGAAGCAGAGGTGActctggagatgggagaggaggatgcTGGCAGCAGCCGCAGCTCTCTGGAGGAGGATAGGCAGGACCGGGACCGCCCTGAGGTCTCTGAacttttcaggtttctccagatcCTCACTGCCTGCTTTGGCTCCTTTGCCCATGGAGGCAACGACGTCAGGTAGGGAGATGTTCTATCTTGGATGAATAgtaatctatatatatattttatatttctggACTAGCAATAGGGTTAGTGTGTTCATGTAGAGGGACTTTTTGTACCTGATTTAATATTTTAGTAACCCAGTCTCTTTTCTCCTGCAGCAATGCCATTGGTCCTTTGGTAGCTCTGTGGCTGGTTTACAATAGTGGTTCAGTTAACTCCAGCGCCCCGACACCCATCTGGCTGCTGTTGTACGGAGGAGTTGGCATCTGCCTCGGTCTCTGGGTGTGGGGTCGCAGGGTTATCCAGACCATGGGCAAGGACCTCACCCCCATCACTCCCTCCAGGTATGTGCCAGACATCACAGAACTGACTAAATCAAACATTCAAATGGCACCCTTATAGCATAACATTCCCCACAGACATGAGACTTCACACGATCTGTGAAATTAGACACATATACAGGCAGGACCATCTGGTGACTCAAGCCTGGTTTTCTTTCCCTTCAGTGGTTTCAGCATTGAACTTGCCTCAGCCCTGACCGTTGTGGTTGCCTCCAATATTGGCTTGCCTGTCTCCACCACCCACTGTAAGGTAAGCTGTTCAGACTCAGACACTGTGGTCTGATGCAGAGACATGAAGGGGAGTATGCCTTAGTAATGTGGGAGGCAGGGAGCAGTAAACAGGATGTCTGAATTTGGTGGTTCAAACTGGTTCTAATTTCCactttgttctttttttttttttacactcaaACCAAGATTAAAAACTGAATCCAGTCTGCTACTGTCAGGGGAATTTTGACCATTTCTTCTTAATGGGTCATGGATTC
Coding sequences within it:
- the LOC115101256 gene encoding sodium-dependent phosphate transporter 1-B-like → MVSTTLATLTLTGTTLGIMAQVTGGPLTDYMWLLIVGFIIAFILAFSVGANDVANSFGTAVGSGVVTLRQACILATIFETVGSVLLGAKVSETIRKGIIDVGMYNGSEHVLMAGSVSAMFGSAVWQLVASFLKLPISGTHCIVGATIGFSLVARGQQGVRWLELLRIVVSWFLSPLLSGIMSGVLFYFVRMFILHKKDPVPNGLKALPVFYAVTMMINLFSIIFTGAPMLGFDKVPWWGTLLISLTCGVLTALLVWFIVCPRLKKKIERKIKSSSPSESPLMDKRELREEPVPCTILKPVPEEPPSPPSPVDPDSPSQLPQEERRVTFDIGDSDDGDNKEGKESENVQKVQFSNDVQFSNGPAHVPSNGYSQYHTVHKDSGLYKDLLHKLHLAKVGDCMGETGDRPIRRNNSYTSYTMAIIGMHGDFRPKEGEFHASEDKGTEEKKKRVRMDSYTSYCNAVAEHGAPEGMGEAEVTLEMGEEDAGSSRSSLEEDRQDRDRPEVSELFRFLQILTACFGSFAHGGNDVSNAIGPLVALWLVYNSGSVNSSAPTPIWLLLYGGVGICLGLWVWGRRVIQTMGKDLTPITPSSGFSIELASALTVVVASNIGLPVSTTHCKVGSVVAVGWLRSRKGVDWRLFRNIFLAWFVTVPISGLISAAIMALFTYVIL